A segment of the Bradyrhizobium sp. CCBAU 53340 genome:
CGACCGCGGTCTCGCCGAACGCGGCACCAGCGTCCTGCACTAGCCCGCCTCGTCCTCGGCCTTTTCCTCGTCGGGCGTGAGCGCTGGACAGGCGCGGATGGTCGAGCGGGCAAGCTTGGCGTCGTCCTTGGATTTGTAGGGACCGTCGCCGAACCAGATGTCGCCATAGATGACCGGATTGCTGGTCACGATGTCGCATTTGCCGGTGGCGCGATTGCCGACCACCCAGAACAGTCCGTCGGCGAGGCTCAGCGTTCCCGACGCCAACAGCAAGCTACCAGCAAAGATCAGACGCTTCATGGCTTTCGCTCCTGCCATGCAGGTAGGCCTGCCGCGGCCGCGACAATAGTGCTGGCGCCATGGTGGTTCCGATCGTGGTTAATCGGCAGGCGCTGCAATCGCTCGGGAAATGATCAACTTGTCCGCTAGATGTCGCGGCCTTCGATCTTCTCGGTCAGAGACTTCACCCGGTCGGGGATATTCTCCAGGTGCGGATTGACGGCAAGCGCCTTGCGGTAGGCCTCGAGCGCGCGCTTCTCGTCACCGACATCCTGCATGATCATGCCGAGGCCTGCGAGCGCGCCGAAATGACGGGGCTCGCGGACCAGCACCTCGCGGATGTCGGCGAGCGAGCGGCCATAGTCGTTCTGTATGTAATAGAGCGCGGCGCGCCGATTCCAGGCCTCGAGATAGTCGGGCCGGAGCTTGATGACGGAATCCAGAATCTTGATCGCGACGTCGATCTTCTGCGCATCGACCGCGGCCTTGGCCCGCGCCATCAGAAGCGCTGCGGTGTCGCTCGGGGTCTGCAGCCAGATCGCCCAGATCCGCGCCTCGACATGCTTGGCGCTGGCATCGTCGGGGGCGGCCTTCAGCGCGCCAAACAGGAAATCGAGATTCTTGGCGCGGTCGGCCTTGGGCAGCTTGGCCGGCGCCTCGGGCAGCTTCTTCTGCTGCTTCGCCGGTGGAGCCGGACCATCCTGCGCCAGCGCCGGCGCGAGGCCTGCGGCTCCCAAAACCAGAGCCAGGCACAGCGTACGCGCGATAAGGAATCTCACGGTCATCGTGAAAGTCTAAACGCGCAAAGCCGCCCTTGCAAAGCAAAGGCGGCGTCAAACTCGTGTGAGACCGTGGTCTTGCGGGAACGCGCGACGGCGCGGCCGGGGCAGATCAGCCGCTCGGCTCAGCCCTGGCGAGCCTTGAAGCGGCGCTGCACCTTGTTGATCACATAGACCCGGCCCTTGCGGCGGACCAGGCGGTTGGCGCGATGGCGACCGCGCAGCGACTTCAGCGAGTTACGGACCTTCATGGCAGAATCCTGAACGTTCGAAAGGCCGTGTTCGGCACTACCGTTTCGGCACGCGCGAATGTGGCAAAATGAGACCTTTCCCGCTGGCGGACCGGCCGCCCGGGATGTGGCGGTTCTTAAGGCATGGCGGGAGGTCATGTCAATGTTAACTGGCCGGTTCCCAACGAGCAAATCGCGAAAACAACCCCATGCACAGTAGATGAGGCCGGATCGGTCCGATTCGGCACGTCCGAGGCTAAGCCCGGCAAAGACGTGTGCGCGCTGCGGTTTCCCCACCAGCAACGCCTTGCCAAATTCGTTATATCATATAATCAATTCGGCAACCCGTCGGGAGGACACCCATGCCGAAGCTGAAGCTGCCTGATATCGACAAAGTCGTCGCCATCGACATCCACACCCATGCCGAGGAGCCCTGCGGCTGCCATCCCGACGATGGCTACGACGATTTCCAGGCGCAGATGGCCGAGTATTTCAAGTCGCCCAACAAGCATCCGCCGACCGTGCCGGAGACCGCGGCCTATTACCGCGCCAAGAACATCGCCGCCGTGATCTTCCCCGTCGATGCCGAGCGCGAGACCGGCTTCCGCCGCTACAACAATTACGAGATGATC
Coding sequences within it:
- a CDS encoding tetratricopeptide repeat protein; translated protein: MTVRFLIARTLCLALVLGAAGLAPALAQDGPAPPAKQQKKLPEAPAKLPKADRAKNLDFLFGALKAAPDDASAKHVEARIWAIWLQTPSDTAALLMARAKAAVDAQKIDVAIKILDSVIKLRPDYLEAWNRRAALYYIQNDYGRSLADIREVLVREPRHFGALAGLGMIMQDVGDEKRALEAYRKALAVNPHLENIPDRVKSLTEKIEGRDI
- the ykgO gene encoding type B 50S ribosomal protein L36, with the protein product MKVRNSLKSLRGRHRANRLVRRKGRVYVINKVQRRFKARQG